In Bacillota bacterium, the genomic window TGAAAGGTGTGATGTGAATGAAAGTATTGTTTATTGGCGGAACAGGTACTATAAGTGCTGCTGTATCGGAACTTGCAGTAAAAAAAGGTATTGATTTATTTCTCTTAAACCGCGGAAACCGGGAGGAATTCTTCCCTGGAGGGGCTACACTAATCAAAGGCGATATCAGGGATATTGAAAACACCCGTAAAATATTGAAGAATTACAAGTTTGATGTTGTGGTTGATTGGGTGGCGTTTACTCCAGACCACATCGAAGCAGATATTAATCTTTTTAGAGGGAAAACCGGCCAGTACATATTTATTAGTTCAGCATCAGCTTACCAGAAACCCCCGACCCATTACCTGGTTGACGAATCAACTCCGCTGGCCAATCCTTACTGGCAGTATGCAAGGGATAAGATTGCATGTGAACAACGTCTGATGGAAGAATACCGCAAGAGTGGATTCCCTATTACAATTATACGTCCTTCGTATACTTATGGGAAGACCACAATACCATATATATTTAACAGCCGTGAACATAGGTGGACGCTTATTGACCGTTTAAGAAAAGGTAAAAAAATCATAGTACCCGGTGATGGCACTTCCCTTTGGACCCTTACGCACAACACGGATTTTGCAAAAGGTTTTATTGGATTAATCGGGAATGTACAAGCTATAGGGCATGCTTTCCATATTACATCGGATGAGGTCCTAACCTGGGACCAGGTTATAAAGATAATTGGAAAGGCAGCGGGTGCGGAACCAAATATCATACATATTCCATCAGAGTTTATAGGTGCTTTTTCACCGGAACACATCGGGGGACTGCTGGGTGATAAGGCTGTGAGTGTAGTGTTTGATAATAGTAAAATAAAGCGTTTTG contains:
- a CDS encoding SDR family oxidoreductase, translated to MKVLFIGGTGTISAAVSELAVKKGIDLFLLNRGNREEFFPGGATLIKGDIRDIENTRKILKNYKFDVVVDWVAFTPDHIEADINLFRGKTGQYIFISSASAYQKPPTHYLVDESTPLANPYWQYARDKIACEQRLMEEYRKSGFPITIIRPSYTYGKTTIPYIFNSREHRWTLIDRLRKGKKIIVPGDGTSLWTLTHNTDFAKGFIGLIGNVQAIGHAFHITSDEVLTWDQVIKIIGKAAGAEPNIIHIPSEFIGAFSPEHIGGLLGDKAVSVVFDNSKIKRFVPGFTATVPFSEGIKESIEWYESNPDRCTVDEEFNNLADRIVAAYEKGLKEANM